One genomic segment of Chitinophaga sancti includes these proteins:
- a CDS encoding ABC transporter substrate-binding protein: MKQLNIGFLTPYSGVYPFYSAHLITGWMLGMGLDPARQRILQIMPEFTRSGSPATTTEAAKKLLFFNQADVLSGLISYKSLSSLMSVVEAQRKLGFFFDMGELIPDPATINPDIFYASHQIWQSEYALGRWAQKRFGNAGHLVMPVYEAGYHLANAFQQGAFYAGAQELRVTVLSSSPADTNAMDLTVFFAEIERNPPPYVHAIFGGNMGTRFLAAWKESPFSKTIPLTVVETMAYEDILDDVKHLELEIYSALTWLKEDERKENKLFVKTFERKAQQPANIYGLMGYEAGLVWKELLPYAQKGDWDKVKAQLRTNTIRGPRGEKGFHPSTGLGLPVSNIIKLNTTSQKINKIILDQGEGIRHDDASLQIIHQENISGWQNPFLCI, translated from the coding sequence ATGAAGCAATTGAACATTGGTTTTCTGACGCCTTATAGCGGTGTATATCCGTTTTATTCAGCACACCTGATCACAGGGTGGATGTTGGGAATGGGATTAGATCCTGCACGTCAGCGAATTTTACAGATCATGCCGGAGTTCACAAGAAGTGGTAGCCCGGCTACGACCACAGAGGCAGCTAAAAAATTATTGTTTTTTAATCAGGCCGATGTCTTGTCAGGTTTGATCAGTTATAAATCTTTGTCCTCACTCATGTCGGTAGTTGAAGCACAGCGTAAGTTGGGTTTCTTCTTTGACATGGGTGAGCTCATTCCTGATCCTGCTACCATTAATCCGGATATTTTTTATGCATCTCACCAGATATGGCAATCAGAATATGCACTGGGGCGCTGGGCACAAAAGCGTTTTGGCAATGCAGGACATCTGGTAATGCCAGTTTATGAGGCCGGGTATCATCTGGCAAATGCATTTCAACAGGGAGCATTCTATGCAGGTGCACAGGAGCTGAGGGTGACTGTATTATCCAGTAGTCCTGCAGATACCAATGCCATGGACCTCACTGTTTTTTTTGCGGAAATAGAGCGGAATCCTCCACCTTATGTGCATGCCATTTTCGGTGGAAATATGGGCACTCGTTTTCTGGCTGCATGGAAAGAAAGCCCCTTCAGTAAAACTATTCCATTGACAGTAGTGGAGACGATGGCCTATGAAGATATCCTGGATGATGTAAAGCACCTGGAACTGGAAATTTACAGTGCACTCACCTGGCTGAAAGAGGATGAACGCAAAGAAAATAAACTGTTCGTAAAGACATTTGAGCGCAAAGCACAACAGCCTGCGAATATATATGGATTGATGGGCTATGAAGCAGGGTTGGTGTGGAAAGAATTGTTGCCCTATGCACAGAAGGGCGACTGGGACAAAGTAAAAGCACAACTACGCACGAACACGATCCGTGGCCCCAGGGGAGAGAAAGGTTTCCATCCTTCTACCGGATTAGGATTGCCTGTGTCCAACATTATAAAACTGAATACCACTTCCCAAAAGATAAATAAAATTATTCTTGACCAGGGCGAGGGAATTCGTCATGACGATGCCAGCTTACAGATCATTCATCAAGAGAATATCTCTGGCTGGCAGAACCCTTTTCTCTGCATTTAA
- a CDS encoding phage tail protein gives MNEPYMALIVAFAFNFTPYSSWLACNGALISIAQNTALFSLLGTYYGGDGMSTFAVPDLRGRIPIGMGQGQGLSNYNIGQMGGVESTALTMNQLPAHTHTTTHTLTAAPKASTGVATTNVPGSTVVPAKLPTLGAGLNTFNVNGYTTASPDATLVPGDVSGTITVMVTGGSQPVSIIQPYLAINYCIATAGTYPSRS, from the coding sequence ATGAATGAACCTTACATGGCGCTTATCGTAGCTTTTGCATTTAATTTCACCCCCTATAGCAGCTGGTTAGCTTGTAATGGAGCTTTGATTTCAATTGCCCAGAACACGGCATTATTCTCCCTTCTCGGCACCTATTATGGAGGTGATGGCATGAGTACTTTTGCTGTTCCTGATTTGCGTGGCAGAATACCTATAGGTATGGGACAGGGACAGGGACTTTCTAATTATAATATTGGACAAATGGGAGGTGTAGAATCAACTGCCCTTACCATGAATCAACTGCCTGCGCATACACATACCACCACTCATACACTCACTGCGGCACCCAAGGCAAGTACAGGTGTAGCTACTACCAATGTACCTGGTTCGACAGTGGTGCCTGCTAAATTACCAACTTTAGGTGCAGGGTTAAACACATTTAATGTGAATGGGTATACTACTGCTTCCCCTGATGCTACGCTGGTACCTGGTGATGTTTCAGGAACGATTACAGTGATGGTTACGGGAGGTAGTCAGCCTGTTTCTATTATACAGCCATACTTAGCCATTAACTATTGTATTGCAACAGCAGGAACGTACCCTTCCCGTTCATAA
- a CDS encoding Gfo/Idh/MocA family protein translates to MYNQKRREFFRNVAYILPALAVMPSSLFSKNVSKGLRTGFIGTGIWGREYLTTALPQKDLAIISICDSDNGSLQESLRLFKGSDRPEVYTDWQKLLASDELDLVIIATPAHTHYMIAKAAMLAGKHVACGPVMGETVAEHRDIIRTSQQTGRHYFTLDEQSYRHDLQAISNISFGTLEKIYAGAPYDAMPPQVDTYPLYPALFLQSLLGKDNRFETIAATTQQRDYIVNKVDPKTGQQLTIIKNGNIPLICLTTTQGQRVYLQAEKGYSTGTHIHGTEVFWIDFAKAMRVGDNQWEADQLHLQQHAASPVAMALNELINTLKTPGSQLPVYTAATHSLIGLLGRQSAMQGGKVFAFPDCNLI, encoded by the coding sequence ATGTACAATCAAAAGAGGAGAGAATTTTTCAGAAACGTCGCCTATATACTGCCTGCACTGGCCGTTATGCCGTCGTCTCTGTTCTCTAAAAATGTTAGTAAAGGTTTGCGCACAGGATTTATCGGAACCGGCATCTGGGGACGAGAATATCTTACAACAGCACTTCCCCAAAAAGATCTGGCAATCATTTCAATATGTGATTCGGACAATGGTTCCTTACAGGAGAGTCTTCGATTATTTAAAGGATCTGATCGTCCGGAAGTCTACACTGACTGGCAAAAGTTACTAGCCAGCGATGAGCTGGATCTGGTGATTATTGCCACCCCTGCACATACCCACTATATGATTGCCAAAGCAGCGATGCTGGCGGGTAAACATGTGGCCTGTGGTCCTGTGATGGGCGAAACGGTAGCTGAGCATCGGGATATAATAAGGACCAGTCAGCAAACAGGTCGTCATTACTTTACCCTGGATGAGCAAAGTTACCGGCATGATCTGCAGGCAATTTCCAATATCAGTTTCGGCACACTGGAAAAAATATATGCAGGTGCGCCTTATGATGCAATGCCTCCCCAGGTAGATACGTATCCGTTATATCCCGCTTTATTTTTACAAAGTTTGTTAGGAAAAGACAACAGATTCGAAACGATCGCGGCTACTACACAGCAGCGGGACTATATTGTCAATAAGGTAGATCCTAAAACGGGTCAACAATTGACTATTATTAAGAATGGAAATATTCCACTCATCTGTCTGACCACTACACAGGGACAGCGGGTGTATCTGCAAGCAGAAAAGGGATATTCAACAGGCACCCATATTCATGGTACGGAAGTATTTTGGATCGATTTTGCAAAAGCTATGCGGGTTGGTGATAATCAATGGGAAGCTGACCAACTGCACCTGCAACAACATGCCGCCTCTCCGGTTGCCATGGCATTGAATGAATTGATAAATACCTTAAAAACTCCGGGCAGTCAACTACCTGTTTATACAGCGGCAACTCATAGCCTGATTGGCTTATTGGGTCGTCAGTCTGCCATGCAGGGAGGAAAGGTATTTGCATTTCCTGATTGTAATCTTATTTAA
- a CDS encoding MFS transporter, whose protein sequence is MKGMTKPRLSAARIWNMSMGFFGIQFGFALQNGNASRILQTYGAEVEHLSLFWLAAPVTGMIVQPIIGHYSDRTWNRFGRRRPYFLVGALLTALALILLPNSSMLAYLLPPMLIGAGMLTLMDASINVAMEPFRALVSDNLPDEQRSMGFSVQTFLIGAGAVLGSSLPYLLAEYAGVSKVAAPGVVPNNVIYSFYIGAVVLIATILWSVFMSREYSPEEFAQFNPSSEGTSVSSGLGTIAKDFAAMPSAMRQLGLVQFCSWFALFSMWVFTTPAVAQHIYKVMPGDTSSSSYADAGNKVGFLFSIYSAVSAVYSLILPTIARKTNRRVAHAFSLIAGGVSLISIFFIQSPDLLVLPMIGIGFAWGSILSTPYAILSGVIPPHKTGVYMGIFNFFITFPQIVNGLFGGLIVRYCFHDQPIYALVMAGVFMMIAAVAVLNVKEQRA, encoded by the coding sequence ATGAAAGGCATGACAAAGCCACGCTTATCTGCGGCAAGGATCTGGAACATGAGCATGGGGTTTTTCGGAATACAGTTTGGTTTTGCATTACAGAATGGAAATGCATCCCGTATTCTACAGACCTATGGCGCAGAGGTAGAACATTTATCCCTTTTCTGGTTAGCCGCACCGGTGACCGGAATGATCGTACAGCCCATCATCGGGCATTATAGTGATCGTACGTGGAACAGGTTTGGGCGCCGCCGTCCTTACTTTCTTGTCGGTGCGCTGTTGACGGCATTAGCGTTGATCCTGTTACCGAATTCGTCCATGCTGGCTTACCTGTTGCCACCGATGCTGATAGGAGCAGGGATGCTCACATTGATGGATGCAAGTATCAATGTTGCCATGGAGCCTTTTCGTGCGCTTGTATCTGATAATTTGCCGGATGAGCAGCGGAGTATGGGGTTTTCAGTACAAACCTTCCTGATAGGGGCGGGGGCCGTATTGGGTTCTTCATTGCCTTATTTGCTGGCGGAATATGCGGGTGTATCGAAAGTAGCAGCACCGGGTGTGGTTCCAAACAATGTGATTTATTCTTTTTACATAGGTGCGGTGGTGTTAATAGCGACGATACTGTGGTCTGTATTTATGAGCAGGGAGTATAGTCCGGAGGAGTTTGCACAGTTTAATCCTTCTTCTGAAGGAACATCTGTATCATCCGGATTGGGAACAATCGCAAAAGACTTTGCAGCCATGCCATCGGCTATGCGGCAGTTAGGGTTGGTACAGTTTTGTTCCTGGTTTGCCTTGTTCTCCATGTGGGTGTTTACCACACCGGCTGTGGCGCAACATATCTATAAGGTAATGCCGGGTGATACCTCATCATCAAGTTATGCTGATGCGGGCAATAAAGTAGGTTTCTTGTTTAGCATTTATAGCGCGGTATCGGCGGTGTATTCACTGATCCTGCCTACAATAGCGCGTAAAACAAACAGGAGAGTTGCGCATGCCTTCTCTTTGATAGCAGGAGGGGTATCACTGATCTCCATCTTTTTTATACAATCTCCTGACTTGCTGGTACTGCCTATGATCGGTATTGGTTTTGCATGGGGAAGCATTTTATCAACGCCTTATGCTATCCTATCAGGTGTGATACCTCCGCATAAGACGGGGGTATACATGGGTATCTTTAATTTCTTTATCACATTCCCACAGATTGTGAATGGCTTGTTCGGTGGTCTCATCGTCAGGTATTGTTTTCACGATCAGCCTATATATGCGTTGGTAATGGCGGGCGTATTTATGATGATAGCTGCTGTAGCAGTGTTGAATGTGAAAGAACAGAGAGCCTGA
- a CDS encoding glycoside hydrolase family 65 protein — translation MKQYIKVDEWNIIEEGFIPGYNKISESIFSLGNGRMGQRGNFEETYSGETLQGSYVAGIYYPDKTRVGWWKNGYPEYFAKVLNAANWIGLEIRVDGVALDLHHATVIDFRRVLNMKEGYLERTFTATLSSGKQVAVKATRFCSIVDDEAGALRYSITPLNFDGEIEITSFIDGAVRNQDANYDEGFWDFVESSIHDNTAYLTLRTKKTGFKVCTGMLFHVYQQGRKLASAVTAVNKDKFVGGKLTVAATRNQETVIFKYAANLTSENHAAEQLLAACRKVVDKVAAKGFAKLQEEQAAAWAGKWQESDIVITGDAAAQQGIRFNIFQLNQTYTGEDARLNIGPKGFTGEKYGGSTYWDTEAYCIPFYLATADQQVARNLLVYRYNQLDKAIENAGKLGFNKGAALYPMVTMNGEECHNEWEITFEEIHRNAAIAFAIFNYIRYTGDVAYLAEYGLEVLIGISRFWAQRVNWSEARKQYVMLGVTGPNEYENNINNNWYTSTMATWCLEYTIEALAQVTDAIIQKTSFDAGTEVAQWQNIIDNMYYPEDAERGIFLQQDGYLDKEQILVKDLDPSQRPLNQKWSWDRILRSCFIKQADVLQGFYFLEDRFDIDTLRRNFDFYEPRTVHESSLSPCIHAILAAKLGDGERAYEFYLRTSRLDLDDYNNDTEDGLHITSMAGTWMSVVEGFAGMRVRDGQLQFTPFLPDSWQSFAFSIRFRSNILKVEINKNRVVLENKEGGDVAVKVYEDTFVVKAGAVVQLNNRDLVK, via the coding sequence ATGAAGCAGTATATAAAGGTCGATGAGTGGAATATCATCGAAGAAGGATTTATACCGGGTTACAACAAAATCTCAGAAAGTATCTTCAGTTTGGGCAATGGCCGTATGGGTCAGCGTGGCAATTTTGAAGAGACGTATTCAGGCGAAACATTACAGGGTAGCTATGTAGCAGGGATCTATTATCCTGACAAGACACGTGTGGGCTGGTGGAAAAATGGTTACCCTGAATATTTTGCCAAAGTGCTGAATGCTGCCAACTGGATCGGGTTAGAGATCAGGGTAGATGGGGTGGCGCTGGATTTACATCATGCTACTGTGATTGATTTTCGTCGTGTGCTGAATATGAAAGAAGGTTACCTGGAACGTACGTTTACAGCGACCTTATCTTCAGGTAAACAGGTAGCAGTAAAAGCGACCCGCTTTTGTAGTATTGTAGATGATGAGGCAGGTGCATTGCGTTATAGTATTACGCCATTGAATTTTGATGGGGAGATTGAGATTACCTCTTTTATAGATGGCGCTGTGAGAAACCAGGATGCGAATTATGACGAGGGATTCTGGGATTTCGTAGAAAGCAGCATACACGACAATACAGCTTATCTTACATTACGTACAAAGAAAACAGGTTTTAAAGTTTGTACGGGCATGTTATTCCATGTATATCAGCAGGGGCGCAAACTGGCGTCAGCTGTTACAGCAGTGAATAAAGATAAATTTGTAGGTGGTAAGTTGACTGTGGCTGCAACACGGAATCAGGAAACTGTGATATTTAAATATGCAGCGAACCTGACTTCAGAGAATCATGCTGCTGAACAATTGCTGGCAGCATGTAGGAAGGTAGTGGATAAAGTAGCGGCCAAAGGGTTTGCAAAATTGCAGGAAGAACAGGCCGCCGCCTGGGCCGGTAAATGGCAGGAGAGCGATATAGTGATAACAGGAGATGCTGCTGCACAGCAGGGTATCCGTTTCAATATCTTCCAGCTGAACCAGACTTATACAGGTGAAGACGCCCGTTTGAATATAGGTCCGAAAGGCTTTACGGGTGAAAAATATGGTGGATCCACTTATTGGGATACAGAAGCATATTGTATACCTTTTTACCTGGCTACAGCTGATCAGCAGGTAGCGAGAAACCTGTTAGTCTATCGCTATAACCAGTTGGATAAAGCGATAGAAAATGCGGGTAAATTAGGGTTTAACAAGGGAGCGGCATTGTACCCGATGGTGACGATGAATGGGGAGGAGTGTCATAATGAGTGGGAGATCACCTTCGAAGAGATTCATAGAAATGCGGCCATTGCATTTGCGATATTCAACTATATCCGTTATACCGGTGATGTTGCTTATTTAGCGGAGTATGGTCTGGAAGTACTGATTGGTATTTCACGTTTCTGGGCACAGAGAGTGAATTGGAGTGAGGCGCGTAAGCAGTATGTGATGCTGGGCGTAACGGGGCCGAATGAGTATGAGAATAACATCAATAATAACTGGTATACGAGTACCATGGCAACGTGGTGTTTGGAATATACGATAGAGGCACTGGCGCAGGTAACTGATGCTATTATCCAGAAAACTTCATTTGATGCTGGTACTGAAGTTGCGCAATGGCAAAATATCATAGATAATATGTACTATCCTGAAGATGCGGAGCGAGGTATTTTCCTGCAGCAGGATGGTTACCTGGATAAAGAGCAGATACTCGTAAAAGACCTGGATCCGTCTCAAAGACCATTGAACCAGAAGTGGAGTTGGGATAGAATATTGAGAAGTTGTTTTATCAAGCAGGCAGATGTATTGCAGGGATTTTATTTCCTGGAAGACAGGTTCGATATAGATACGCTGCGTAGAAACTTTGATTTCTACGAACCACGTACGGTGCATGAAAGTTCATTATCACCTTGTATCCACGCGATCCTGGCTGCGAAGCTGGGAGATGGAGAGCGGGCGTATGAGTTTTACCTGCGAACTTCCCGGTTGGACCTGGATGATTATAACAATGATACAGAAGATGGTTTGCATATCACTTCGATGGCGGGTACCTGGATGAGTGTGGTAGAAGGATTTGCAGGTATGCGTGTACGTGATGGGCAGTTACAGTTTACACCTTTTCTGCCGGATAGCTGGCAGTCATTTGCTTTCAGTATTCGTTTCAGGAGTAATATCCTGAAAGTGGAGATCAACAAAAATCGTGTTGTCCTGGAGAATAAAGAGGGTGGCGATGTAGCTGTAAAGGTATATGAAGATACATTCGTAGTAAAGGCGGGCGCTGTTGTACAATTGAACAACAGGGACCTGGTCAAATAA
- the pgmB gene encoding beta-phosphoglucomutase, producing MDRIDACIFDLDGVIVDTAKYHYKAWKRLANEMGFDFTEEQNELLKGLSRTRSLEIILEIGGVQLSAEEQAAQAARKNEWYVDMIRHMQPDEVLPGARAFLESLQKAGVKTALGSASKNAGTILERVGLTALFDVVVDGNSVTASKPDPEVFLKGANSLHADPAYCVVFEDAVAGVQAAKAGGMKVVGIGSVEVLGNADMIVSGLGDMSLQRLKDL from the coding sequence ATGGACAGAATAGACGCATGTATTTTCGACCTTGATGGCGTGATAGTAGATACCGCCAAATACCATTACAAAGCCTGGAAAAGGCTGGCAAATGAGATGGGGTTCGACTTCACGGAGGAACAAAATGAATTACTCAAAGGCCTGAGTCGTACCCGCTCACTCGAGATCATACTGGAAATAGGAGGTGTGCAGCTATCCGCTGAAGAACAAGCTGCACAGGCGGCCCGCAAGAATGAATGGTATGTGGATATGATCCGTCATATGCAACCAGATGAGGTATTGCCCGGTGCAAGAGCGTTTTTGGAAAGTCTGCAAAAGGCGGGTGTAAAAACGGCTTTGGGTTCAGCGAGTAAAAATGCGGGTACTATCCTGGAAAGAGTGGGGTTGACTGCATTGTTTGATGTAGTGGTAGATGGTAACTCAGTCACAGCTTCCAAACCAGATCCTGAAGTGTTCCTGAAAGGGGCGAATAGTTTGCATGCAGATCCTGCTTACTGTGTGGTATTTGAAGATGCAGTAGCGGGTGTACAGGCAGCGAAGGCAGGTGGGATGAAAGTAGTGGGTATTGGTTCGGTAGAGGTGCTTGGTAACGCAGATATGATTGTCAGTGGTCTTGGAGACATGAGTCTTCAGCGTTTAAAAGATTTATAA
- a CDS encoding glycoside hydrolase family 13 protein: MKQIRWITMLLLMASTSMAQIPSLERIEPANWWVQMQQPFLQLIVHGNKIAERDVKLEYPGVTLLKVNKVENPNYLFIDLNIDPSTAPGTFPIRFLKKGSKDLVFSYELKARNTGTKAQGLNAGDLIYLIMPDRFANGDTTNDVIKGMQETTLNRDSMYYRHGGDIQGIINHLGYLQELGATSLWMTPMITNDQPQASYHGYAATEQFRTDPRYGTNELYKTLADSLHKRGMKLVMDLVHNHIGSQHWTMKDMPMKSWVHQWPEFTRSSFRAQPDFDPYASQYDKDVMTNGWFDNHMPDLDQSNPFVRNYFTQSHIWWIEYAGVDAFRLDTYPYNDGEFMAAWGKAIKDAYPTFTFFGEVWVKGVADQVYFTQGKTVNQHLDTQLPGLTDFNSLWAITGTMNDKAAWDDGAVKLYTTLASDYQYQDPMRNVVFLDNHDLSRFYSVIGENKGKYKAALAWLLTTRGIPQLYYGSEIGMKNFSAPDGLVREDFKGGWKNDKVNKFTAAGRNEDENELHNYVQKLANYRKNNPVVQTGKLMQYIPQNNVYTYFRYNADNTVMIVLNPNSDPVTIDVSRFKERTTGFSSAHDIVTDKTYSLSDSLHVPATTTLVLELAH, from the coding sequence ATGAAACAGATTCGGTGGATCACGATGCTGCTGTTGATGGCAAGTACGTCAATGGCGCAAATTCCCAGCCTGGAGCGTATTGAACCTGCTAACTGGTGGGTACAAATGCAACAGCCCTTTTTACAACTGATCGTACATGGTAATAAGATCGCAGAAAGAGACGTCAAACTGGAATATCCCGGGGTTACACTCCTGAAGGTGAATAAAGTGGAAAACCCGAACTACCTGTTTATTGATCTCAATATTGATCCTTCAACAGCTCCGGGTACATTCCCGATCAGGTTCCTGAAGAAAGGCAGCAAAGATCTGGTGTTTAGTTACGAGCTGAAAGCCAGGAATACTGGCACGAAAGCACAAGGCCTCAATGCGGGCGATCTGATATATCTTATTATGCCGGATCGCTTCGCAAACGGGGATACTACGAACGATGTGATCAAAGGTATGCAGGAGACAACGCTGAACAGAGACTCTATGTATTACCGCCATGGCGGTGATATACAGGGTATTATTAACCATCTTGGTTACCTGCAGGAACTGGGCGCTACTTCACTGTGGATGACGCCTATGATCACCAACGATCAGCCACAGGCATCTTACCATGGGTATGCTGCTACAGAACAGTTCCGTACTGATCCCCGTTATGGTACCAATGAATTATACAAAACACTGGCAGATAGTCTGCACAAACGTGGTATGAAGTTGGTCATGGACCTCGTGCACAACCACATCGGTAGCCAGCACTGGACTATGAAAGACATGCCGATGAAGAGCTGGGTACACCAGTGGCCTGAGTTCACCCGTTCCAGTTTCAGGGCCCAGCCTGACTTTGATCCTTATGCATCCCAGTATGATAAGGATGTGATGACCAATGGCTGGTTTGATAATCATATGCCAGACCTGGATCAGTCTAATCCTTTTGTACGTAACTATTTTACGCAAAGTCATATCTGGTGGATAGAGTATGCGGGTGTGGATGCATTCCGCCTCGATACATATCCTTACAATGACGGCGAGTTTATGGCAGCATGGGGCAAAGCGATCAAGGATGCATATCCAACCTTTACCTTCTTTGGAGAAGTATGGGTGAAAGGTGTAGCAGACCAGGTATACTTTACACAGGGTAAAACTGTGAACCAGCACCTGGATACACAATTACCCGGTCTCACAGATTTCAATTCACTCTGGGCGATCACTGGCACGATGAATGATAAAGCTGCGTGGGATGATGGTGCAGTAAAACTGTATACAACCCTCGCATCAGACTATCAATACCAGGATCCGATGCGCAATGTCGTATTCCTGGATAATCATGACCTGAGCCGTTTCTATTCCGTGATCGGGGAAAACAAAGGTAAGTACAAAGCTGCGCTGGCGTGGTTGCTGACAACCCGTGGTATTCCACAGTTGTATTACGGTAGTGAAATTGGTATGAAGAACTTCAGTGCACCGGATGGATTAGTGCGTGAAGATTTTAAAGGTGGCTGGAAGAATGATAAGGTGAATAAGTTCACCGCAGCAGGTCGTAATGAAGATGAAAATGAACTGCATAATTATGTACAAAAGCTGGCTAACTACAGGAAGAACAATCCTGTGGTACAAACCGGTAAGCTGATGCAATACATTCCTCAGAATAATGTATACACCTACTTCAGGTATAATGCAGACAATACAGTGATGATCGTATTGAACCCAAACAGTGATCCTGTCACCATTGATGTGAGTCGATTCAAAGAAAGAACTACTGGATTTTCCAGCGCGCACGATATAGTAACTGATAAAACCTATAGCCTTTCAGACAGCCTGCATGTACCGGCTACTACTACACTGGTACTGGAACTGGCTCACTGA
- a CDS encoding SusE domain-containing protein, which yields MKFRFNYIYILSLSMLILFSCKKDGSFTQVKSGTTPVFTATDSVFVFTEADASNAAVTYSWTASEDWGYKSIVTYYLQIDEKGNGFKSATDVTIGTGTLTKAYTVAALNQVINNMGLAAGRQHDLVIRVKAAVDAVGDEVYSDSISLTVTPYYVPKVYTYLYLPGAYEGWSFDNAGLDSVASVKNDGNYEGYMYLTGATEFKVTTAKSWDVNYGDGGSGSLSSSGGNIAVSEGGYYRLTVDINQLKYTMTNTTWSIYGSAVGSVDAAMTFNAGTGVWTVTTTLSAGTFYFRANSADAITLSDVSNNGTLASGTTGAITVEAAGTYTISMNLSNPGNYTYSLTAQ from the coding sequence ATGAAGTTCCGTTTCAATTATATATACATCCTCAGCCTTAGTATGCTGATCCTGTTCTCCTGTAAAAAGGATGGCAGCTTTACCCAGGTGAAAAGCGGTACTACGCCCGTATTTACAGCGACTGATTCCGTATTTGTATTTACGGAAGCAGATGCTTCCAACGCGGCAGTAACTTATAGCTGGACTGCCTCTGAGGATTGGGGTTACAAATCCATCGTTACTTATTATCTGCAGATAGATGAGAAAGGCAATGGCTTTAAGAGTGCAACAGACGTTACTATTGGTACAGGTACGTTAACGAAAGCTTATACTGTAGCTGCCCTGAACCAGGTCATTAATAATATGGGACTGGCAGCCGGCCGTCAACATGATCTCGTGATCCGTGTGAAAGCAGCTGTAGATGCAGTAGGAGATGAGGTGTATTCAGACAGTATTTCTCTGACCGTGACACCTTACTATGTACCTAAAGTATATACATACCTGTATTTACCGGGTGCTTATGAAGGCTGGTCATTTGACAATGCAGGGCTGGATAGTGTGGCTTCTGTAAAGAACGATGGTAACTACGAAGGGTATATGTACCTCACCGGCGCTACAGAGTTCAAAGTAACGACTGCAAAGAGCTGGGATGTGAACTATGGCGATGGTGGCAGTGGATCGCTGTCATCCAGCGGTGGTAATATCGCTGTATCAGAAGGAGGTTATTATCGCCTCACAGTAGATATCAACCAACTCAAATATACAATGACGAATACCACCTGGAGCATTTATGGTAGTGCAGTTGGTAGTGTAGATGCAGCCATGACTTTTAACGCTGGCACAGGTGTATGGACGGTGACGACTACATTAAGTGCAGGTACCTTCTACTTCAGAGCCAATAGTGCAGATGCCATCACCCTGAGTGATGTGAGCAACAATGGTACACTGGCTTCAGGTACAACAGGCGCTATTACTGTAGAAGCAGCGGGTACTTATACAATCAGCATGAACTTAAGCAACCCGGGAAACTATACTTATTCTCTCACAGCTCAATAA